Proteins from a single region of Bos javanicus breed banteng chromosome 25, ARS-OSU_banteng_1.0, whole genome shotgun sequence:
- the LOC133238163 gene encoding uncharacterized protein LOC133238163 isoform X2 — translation MASAKDIDDFINSLKAKLFQFVELFCTNLQKKSKEEVCSDLILMEVSLGLALPLKLSPQGWDQPGYWVWTSVFLLTLLDPWEAQWGQQSSAARHVGSLHIFFPQSICSADMADAVDAQVNNSESCPLLRETLQELRRRVCEPSGSYSPPGRNQPFDSSTSRDWYDWILELFKELLRRLQQKFQKALEWLHQIAAACLQGLRIAAEAVWRVLNDFCSSLEQLFRSLIQV, via the exons ATGGCTTCCGCTAAG GACATCGACGATTTCATCAATTCCCTCAAAGCCAAATTG TTTCAATTCGTGGAATTGTTTTGTACAAACCTTCAAAAGAAGTCTAAAGAAGAG GTCTGCTCAGATCTTATTTTAATGGAGGTGAGTTTGGGTCTTGCCCTTCCCCTGAAGTTGAGTCCCCAGGGTTGGGATCAGCCAGGGTACTGGGTCTGGACGTCTGTCTTCCTTCTGACTCTCCTGGACCCATGGGAGGCCCAGTGGGGACAACAGAGCTCAGCTGCAAGGCACGTGGGCAGTCTCCACATTTTCTTTCCTCAGAGCATATGCAGTGCAGATATGGCTGACGCCGTGGATGCTCAAGTTAACAACTCG GAATCCTGTCCATTGCTTCGTGAAACACTGCAGGAGTTGCGTCGCAGAGTCTGTGAGCCCTCTGGCTCCTACAGTCCCCCAGGCCGGAACCAGCCCTTTGACTCCTCCACTTCAAGGGATTGGTATGACTGGATACTTGAGCTATTTAAAGAGCTCCTGCGGCGACTGCAGCAGAAGTTTCAGAAAGCCCTGGAGTGGCTTCATCAGATAGCGGCTGCCTGCCTACAGGGCTTGCGCATAGCGGCTGAGGCCGTCTGGAGAGTGTTGAATGATTTTTGCTCCTCTCTGGAGCAGCTCTTCAGGAGCCTCATCCAGGTCTAG
- the LOC133238163 gene encoding uncharacterized protein LOC133238163 isoform X1 codes for MVGEVSSAWVLLSSPQDIDDFINSLKAKLFQFVELFCTNLQKKSKEEVCSDLILMEVSLGLALPLKLSPQGWDQPGYWVWTSVFLLTLLDPWEAQWGQQSSAARHVGSLHIFFPQSICSADMADAVDAQVNNSESCPLLRETLQELRRRVCEPSGSYSPPGRNQPFDSSTSRDWYDWILELFKELLRRLQQKFQKALEWLHQIAAACLQGLRIAAEAVWRVLNDFCSSLEQLFRSLIQV; via the exons ATGGTTGGTGAGGTCTCATCAGCCTGGGTGTTACTGTCATCTCCACAGGACATCGACGATTTCATCAATTCCCTCAAAGCCAAATTG TTTCAATTCGTGGAATTGTTTTGTACAAACCTTCAAAAGAAGTCTAAAGAAGAG GTCTGCTCAGATCTTATTTTAATGGAGGTGAGTTTGGGTCTTGCCCTTCCCCTGAAGTTGAGTCCCCAGGGTTGGGATCAGCCAGGGTACTGGGTCTGGACGTCTGTCTTCCTTCTGACTCTCCTGGACCCATGGGAGGCCCAGTGGGGACAACAGAGCTCAGCTGCAAGGCACGTGGGCAGTCTCCACATTTTCTTTCCTCAGAGCATATGCAGTGCAGATATGGCTGACGCCGTGGATGCTCAAGTTAACAACTCG GAATCCTGTCCATTGCTTCGTGAAACACTGCAGGAGTTGCGTCGCAGAGTCTGTGAGCCCTCTGGCTCCTACAGTCCCCCAGGCCGGAACCAGCCCTTTGACTCCTCCACTTCAAGGGATTGGTATGACTGGATACTTGAGCTATTTAAAGAGCTCCTGCGGCGACTGCAGCAGAAGTTTCAGAAAGCCCTGGAGTGGCTTCATCAGATAGCGGCTGCCTGCCTACAGGGCTTGCGCATAGCGGCTGAGGCCGTCTGGAGAGTGTTGAATGATTTTTGCTCCTCTCTGGAGCAGCTCTTCAGGAGCCTCATCCAGGTCTAG
- the LOC133238163 gene encoding uncharacterized protein LOC133238163 isoform X3, with amino-acid sequence MVGEVSSAWVLLSSPQDIDDFINSLKAKLFQFVELFCTNLQKKSKEEVCSDLILMESICSADMADAVDAQVNNSESCPLLRETLQELRRRVCEPSGSYSPPGRNQPFDSSTSRDWYDWILELFKELLRRLQQKFQKALEWLHQIAAACLQGLRIAAEAVWRVLNDFCSSLEQLFRSLIQV; translated from the exons ATGGTTGGTGAGGTCTCATCAGCCTGGGTGTTACTGTCATCTCCACAGGACATCGACGATTTCATCAATTCCCTCAAAGCCAAATTG TTTCAATTCGTGGAATTGTTTTGTACAAACCTTCAAAAGAAGTCTAAAGAAGAG GTCTGCTCAGATCTTATTTTAATGGAG AGCATATGCAGTGCAGATATGGCTGACGCCGTGGATGCTCAAGTTAACAACTCG GAATCCTGTCCATTGCTTCGTGAAACACTGCAGGAGTTGCGTCGCAGAGTCTGTGAGCCCTCTGGCTCCTACAGTCCCCCAGGCCGGAACCAGCCCTTTGACTCCTCCACTTCAAGGGATTGGTATGACTGGATACTTGAGCTATTTAAAGAGCTCCTGCGGCGACTGCAGCAGAAGTTTCAGAAAGCCCTGGAGTGGCTTCATCAGATAGCGGCTGCCTGCCTACAGGGCTTGCGCATAGCGGCTGAGGCCGTCTGGAGAGTGTTGAATGATTTTTGCTCCTCTCTGGAGCAGCTCTTCAGGAGCCTCATCCAGGTCTAG
- the ZSCAN10 gene encoding zinc finger and SCAN domain-containing protein 10: protein MLAEPSPAAGEPEQLGAVKLEEEEEAASQEDPGRPEARPRPEVAHQLFRCFQYQEDMGPRASLSRLRELCNHWLRPALHTKKQILELLVLEQFLSVLPPHLLARLQGQQLRDGEEVVLLLEGVQRESSNVGPLDFSFNAGKNCPRADVTLEEQGGSFQVSSHSPKKEAASEGPPALEPSQALPPSQSGPSKPAEMGDWRRPLSSRQPLSPGPKRTLQAPQESVPSALQGPELWPEESSGDQELAAVLESLTFEDVPAKKAWPVHPLGTGGRTLEEAFKAEEPKGVSWPSAALANSQAESLRVAEEPHAQSLGSGPETSSPGGEMSPPGRSDVLKVKAAEDAPKSDPEFKFICTDCGISFPQLARLEAHQLRSHPGARSFLCLCCGKAFGRSSILKLHMRTHTDERPHTCHLCGHRFRQSSHLNKHLQTHSSEPAFLCAECGQGFQRRARLTQHLLAHAQDQKPPGGTPETKPPAPPELTVVLCSHCGQTFQRRSSLKRHLRIHAKDKGHQCSECSGSLRPGPERRPYVCGECGKAFRRSEHLGAHWRVHTGERPFSCQVCGRSFSQSSQLVCHQRVHTGEKPYGCPHCGKRFMRRAGLARHLLTHGGPRPHHCTQCGKSFSQTQDLARHRRSHTGEKPCRCSECGEGFSQSAHLARHQRIHTGEKPHVCDTCGHRFRNSSNLARHRRSHTGERPYSCEQCGRSFRRNAHLQRHLATHAGAGDEAASGPAEPPQECPECGKVFSRSCNLLRHMLVHTGARPYSCTQCGRSFSRNSHLLRHLRTHARETLY, encoded by the exons ATGCTTGCAGAACCCAGCCCAGCTGCGGGGGAGCCGGAGCAGCTCGGAGCAGTCaagctggaggaagaggaggaggctgCCAGCCAGGAGGACCCTGGGCGGCCAGAGGCCAGGCCCCGGCCCGAGGTGGCTCACCAGCTCTTCAGGTGCTTCCAGTACCAGGAGGACATGGGGCCGAGGGCGTCCCTAAGCCGGCTCCGGGAGCTCTGTAACCACTGGCTGCGACCGGCTCTGCACACCAAGAAGCAGATCCTGGAGCTGCTGGTGCTCGAGCAGTTCCTGAGTGTGCTGCCCCCACATCTCCTGGCCCGGCTGCAGGGCCAGCAGCTCAGGGATGGTGAAGAGGTGGTACTGCTGCTAGAAGGTGTCCAGAGGGAGTCTAGCAACGTGGGGCCGCTG GATTTCAGTTTTAATGCTGGCAAGAATTGTCCCCGTGCAGACGTCACCTTGGAGGAACAGGGGGGCTCTTTCCAAGTCTCCAGCCACAGTCCCAAGAAGGAAGCAGCTTCAGAAGGGCCTCCAGCTCTGGAACCATCACAGGCGCTCCCGCCATCCCAATCGGGGCCCTCCAAGCCTGCTGAGATGGGGGACTGGAGACGCCCCCTGAGTTCAAGGCAGCCACTGAGCCCAGGTCCCAAGAGGACTTTGCAGGCCCCGCAAGAGAGCG TGCCGTCAGCCCTCCAGGGCCCCGAGCTGTGGCCAGAGGAGAGCTCGGGAGATCAGGAGCTGGCAGCAGTGCTG GAGTCCCTGACCTTTGAAGACGTCCCAGCAAAGAAGGCTTGGCCTGTGCATCCTCTGG gAACTGGAGGCAGAACCCTAGAAGAGGCTTTTAAGGCAGAAGAGCCGAAAGGGGTGTCCTGGCCCTCGGCTGCCTTAGCAAACTCTCAGGCAGAGAGCCTCAGGGTGGCAGAAGAGCCCCACGCCCAGTCGCTAGGATCAGGCCCTGAGACGAGCAGCCCCGGAGGAGAAATGTCCCCTCCAGGCAGGAGTGACGTTCTCAAGGTCAAAGCAGCCGAGGACGCCCCCAAGTCGGACCCGGAGTTCAAGTTCATCTGCACAGACTGCGGCATCAGCTTCCCGCAGTTGGCCCGCCTGGAGGCGCACCAGCTGCGCTCGCACCCGGGCGCGCGGTCCTTCTTGTGCCTGTGCTGCGGGAAGGCCTTCGGCCGCAGCTCTATCCTCAAGCTGCACATGCGCACGCACACAGACGAGCGGCCGCACACCTGCCACCTGTGTGGCCACCGCTTCCGCCAGAGCTCGCACCTGAACAAACACTTGCAGACACACTCCTCCGAGCCCGCCTTCCTGTGCGCCGAATGTGGCCAGGGCTTCCAGCGCCGGGCGCGCCTCACACAGCACCTGCTGGCGCACGCCCAGGACCAGAAGCCCCCCGGCGGCACCCCGGAGACCAAGCCCCCGGCACCCCCCGAGCTGACCGTAGTCCTGTGCTCCCATTGCGGCCAGACCTTCCAGCGCCGCTCCAGCCTCAAGCGCCACCTGCGGATCCACGCCAAGGACAAGGGCCACCAGTGCTCCGAGTGCTCGGGCAGCCTGCGCCCCGGGCCTGAGCGCCGGCCCTATGTGTGCGGCGAGTGTGGCAAGGCTTTCCGGCGCAGCGAGCACCTGGGGGCCCACTGGCGCGTGCACACGGGCGAGCGGCCCTTCTCTTGCCAGGTGTGCGGCCGCAGCTTCAGTCAGAGCTCCCAGTTGGTCTGTCACCAGCGGGTgcacacgggcgagaagccctACGGATGCCCGCACTGCGGAAAGCGCTTCATGCGGCGGGCCGGCCTCGCCCGCCACCTCCTAACCCACGGCGGCCCAAGGCCCCACCACTGTACCCAGTGTGGCAAGAGCTTCAGCCAGACCCAGGACCTCGCCCGCCACCGGCGCAGCCACACAGGCGAGAAGCCCTGCCGCTGCAGCGAGTGCGGCGAGGGCTTCAGCCAGAGCGCCCACCTGGCGCGCCACCAGCGCATCCACACCGGGGAGAAACCCCACGTCTGTGACACCTGCGGTCACCGCTTCCGAAACAGCTCCAACCTGGCCCGCCACCGCCGCAGCCACACGGGCGAGCGGCCCTACAGCTGCGAGCAATGCGGCCGGAGCTTCCGGCGCAACGCCCACCTGCAGCGGCATCTGGCCACCCACGCCGGGGCGGGGGACGAGGCCGCATCTGGGCCAGCTGAGCCCCCCCAGGAGTGCCCAGAGTGTGGCAAGGTCTTCAGCCGCAGCTGCAACCTGCTGCGGCATATGCTGGTGCACACTGGGGCCCGGCCCTACTCGTGCACACAGTGTGGCCGCAGCTTCAGCCGCAACTCCCACCTGCTGCGCCACCTGAGAACCCACGCCCGAGAGACTCTGTACTAG